The genomic interval CTCATCTGCTACGGCGAAAACCGTGACGTGGCGATTGCCCGCATGAAGAACGCCCTGCAGGAGCTGATCATTGATGGTATCAAAACCAACGTTGATCTGCAGATGCGTATCATGAGCGACGAGCACTTCCAGAATGGTGGAACTAACATCCACTATCTGGAGAAAAAACTCGGTCTGAACGAGAAGTAATAGACCAGTGTTGCTAAAAGGCCGGATAATCCGGCCTTTTTTATTTCTGGGGCCTGGAAAGCCTCATCATGTACAATCCCCGCTTTCTTCATCCACAAGGGACAAAAAATGGACAAACGATTTGTTCAGGCCCATAAAGAAGCGCGCTGGGCGCTGTGGCTGACCCTTCTCTATCTCGCAGCATGGTTGGTAACTGCTTACTTACCTGACTCCGCTATTGGCATCACCGGCCTGCCGCACTGGTTCGAAATGGCGTGTCTGCTGGTCCCGCTGGTCTTCATCCTGCTGTGCTGGGCAATGGTGAAATTCATTTATCGCGATATCCCGCTGGAGGACGATGATGCAGCTTGAAGTCATTCTGCCGCTTATCGCTTACTTGTTAGTGGTGTTTGGTTTATCCGTTTACGCCATGCGTAAAAGAACGACGGGCACCTTCCTGAACGAATATTTTCTTGGTAGCCGCTCGATGGGCGGCGTCGTGCTGGCCATGACGCTGACCGCGACCTACATCAGCGCCAGTTCGTTTATCGGCGGGCCCGGTGCAGCCTATAAATACGGGTTAGGCTGGGTGCTGCTGGCGATGATCCAGCTTCCAGCCGTCTGGCTCTCGCTGGGCATACTGGGTAAAAAATTTGCCATTCTGGCGCGCCGTTACAATGCCGTGACGCTCAACGATATGCTGTTTGCCCGCTATCAGAGCCGTTTACTGGTGTGGCTGGCCAGCTTAAGCCTGCTGGTGGCCTTTATTGGCGCAATGACGGTGCAATTTATCGGCGGGGCACGCCTGCTGGAAACGGCGGCCGGGATCCCCTACGAGACAGGCTTGATCATCTTCGGAGTCAGCATTGCGCTGTATACCGCGTTTGGCGGATTCCGCGCCAGCGTGCTGAACGATACGATGCAGGGATTGGTGATGCTTGTTGGCACCCTTGTTCTGCTGGTGGGCATTGTGCATGCTGCTGGTGGCCTGAGCCACGCCGTCGAAACACTGGAAGCCATCGACCCGAAACTGGTCTCTCCGCAGGGCGCGGATGACATCCTTTCGCCAACCTTTATGACCTCGTTCTGGGTGTTGGTGTGCTTTGGGGTGATTGGCCTGCCGCATACCGCCGTGCGCTGTATCTCTTACAAAGACAGCAAAGCCGTGCACAGAGGTATCATTATCGGCACTATCGTTGTCGCAATCCTGATGTTTGGTATGCACCTGGCGGGCGCGTTAGGTCGGGCAGTTATTCCTGACCTTACCGTACCCGATCTGGTTATCCCAACCCTGATGGTTAAAGTGCTGCCGCCATTTGCCGCCGGGATCTTTCTCGCCGCACCGATGGCCGCCATTATGTCGACAATCAACGCTCAGCTGCTGCAAAGTTCCGCTACGATCATTAAAGATCTCTATCTGAACCTGCGTCCTGAGCAGGCAGAGAATGAACGGCGTCTGAAGCGCATGTCGGCCGTTATTACTCTGGCGTTAGGAGCATTGCTGCTGTTAGCCGCGTGGCGCCCACCGGAGATGATCATCTGGCTGAACCTGCTGGCATTTGGTGGGCTTGAAGCGGTATTCCTGTGGCCGCTGGTGTTAGGGCTTTACTGGGAGCGCGCGAATGCCGCCGGTGCGCTGAGCGCTATGATTGTCGGCGGCGTGCTTTATGCCGTCCTCGCAACGTTTAAGATTCAGTACCTGGGCTTCCATCCAATTGTGCCTTCGTTACTGCTGAGTTTACTGGCGTTTGTGGTGGGGAACCGTTTCGGTCAGCCCGTCCCACAACCCGCTATGATTTCTACTGATAAATAAAGAGTTTTGCCATGCCGTGGATCCAACTAAAACTGAACACAACCGGCGCTAACGCCGAGGAACTGAGCGATGCGCTGATGGAGGCCGGTTCGGTTTCAATCACCTTCCAGGACACGCATGACACGCCGGTTTTTGAGCCGCTGCCGGGAGAAACCCGTCTGTGGGGTGATACCGACGTTATTGGCCTGTTTGATGCCGAAACCGACATGAAAGAGGTTGTCGCGATTCTGGAGAATCATCCTTTGCTGGGCGCGGGTTTTGCACACAAAATCGAACAGCTGGAAGACAAAGACTGGGAACGCGAGTGGATGGATAACTTCCACCCGATGCAGTTCGGCAAACGTCTGTGGATCTGCCCAAGCTGGCGAGAGGTTCCTGATGAGAACGCCGTCAACGTGATGCTCGACCCGGGCCTGGCGTTTGGTACCGGGACTCACCCAACCACATCCCTGTGCCTTCAGTGGCTGGATGGCCTGGATCTGGATGGTAAGACAGTGATCGACTTCGGCTGCGGATCCGGGATCCTCGCGATTGCCGCCCTGAAGCTGGGTGCGGCAAAAGCCATCGGGATCGATATCGATCCGCAGGCGATTCAGGCCAGCCGCGATAATGCAGAACGCAACGGCGTCTCCGATCGTCTGGAGCTGTATCTGCCGGATGCGCAGCCAGAAGCCATGAAAGCCGATGTGGTGGTCGCAAACATTCTGGCGGGCCCGCTGCGCGAGCTTGCCCCGTTAATCAGCGTGCTACCCGTTGAGGGCGGTCTGCTGGGGCTTTCCGGCATCCTGGCAAGCCAGGCTGACAGCGTGTGTGAAGCCTATGCCGATCTCTTTGATCTCGATCCGGTGGTGGAAAAAGAAGAGTGGTGCCGCATCACCGGCCGTAAAAAATAAGAATCTGGCGTGGTCATCTGACCACGCCTTTCTCCTCCGATAATTTTCTCTCCCCCGGTCATTCTTCGGTAAGATAACCCTACAAATCATGCTGATTTGTATTACAAAAATTCACCGGAAGAATATGATGAAACACATTACAGGCAAGGCAGCGCTGCTGACGCTGAGCATGATCTCGGCTTCAGCATTCGCATCACACTGGGGCTACGAAGGAAATAGTTCACCGGAACACTGGGGCGAACTGGACGAGGCGTACAAGACCTGTCAAAACGGCCTGAACCAGTCTCCCATTAATATTGATTCGACCATCCAAGCCCATCTCTCCCCGCTACAAACGCACTATATTGACGGCCCCGTGACGCTGACAAACAACGGCCATACCATTCAGGCCAATGAACCGGCTAACACCCGCGATACCCTTACTCTGGATAAGCAAACCTGGACGTTACAACAGTTCCATTTCCACGCGCCGAGCGAAAACACCGTGCATGGCAAGAAATACGCGATGGAAATGCATCTGGTTCATAAAAATGCCAGTGGAGAACTGACGGTGGTGGCGGTCATGTTTGATAAAGGGGCCGCAAACCCGGAGCTTGAAAAACTGTGGAGCGTTATGCCTCAGCTGGCCGAGCAGAACGTCTCCATCAAAGATAATCTCAACCTGAACACACTACTGCCGAAAGATAAAACGTACTGGCGCTTTAGCGGTTCACTGACCACCCCACCGTGCTCAGAAGGCGTCATATGGATTGTACTTAAGCACCCCATGACGGTTTCTGCACAACAGCTCGATAAATTCACCCATACCATGCACCACGATAATAACCGTCCGATACAGTCGCTGCATGGGCGTGTTGTGGTCGAGTAACACGCATTTTTTGCATGATGATCATGTTCTAAAATGCGACGCAGATCGCAAAGAAGTAGGAAAATCTGCTGCTAAAAACAGCAGATTATCCCGCTTCAGCGAAGCATTTATTCAGAAATGATGAGAAGTTACGGG from Enterobacter sp. JBIWA008 carries:
- the panF gene encoding sodium/pantothenate symporter; this encodes MQLEVILPLIAYLLVVFGLSVYAMRKRTTGTFLNEYFLGSRSMGGVVLAMTLTATYISASSFIGGPGAAYKYGLGWVLLAMIQLPAVWLSLGILGKKFAILARRYNAVTLNDMLFARYQSRLLVWLASLSLLVAFIGAMTVQFIGGARLLETAAGIPYETGLIIFGVSIALYTAFGGFRASVLNDTMQGLVMLVGTLVLLVGIVHAAGGLSHAVETLEAIDPKLVSPQGADDILSPTFMTSFWVLVCFGVIGLPHTAVRCISYKDSKAVHRGIIIGTIVVAILMFGMHLAGALGRAVIPDLTVPDLVIPTLMVKVLPPFAAGIFLAAPMAAIMSTINAQLLQSSATIIKDLYLNLRPEQAENERRLKRMSAVITLALGALLLLAAWRPPEMIIWLNLLAFGGLEAVFLWPLVLGLYWERANAAGALSAMIVGGVLYAVLATFKIQYLGFHPIVPSLLLSLLAFVVGNRFGQPVPQPAMISTDK
- a CDS encoding carbonic anhydrase family protein, with the translated sequence MKHITGKAALLTLSMISASAFASHWGYEGNSSPEHWGELDEAYKTCQNGLNQSPINIDSTIQAHLSPLQTHYIDGPVTLTNNGHTIQANEPANTRDTLTLDKQTWTLQQFHFHAPSENTVHGKKYAMEMHLVHKNASGELTVVAVMFDKGAANPELEKLWSVMPQLAEQNVSIKDNLNLNTLLPKDKTYWRFSGSLTTPPCSEGVIWIVLKHPMTVSAQQLDKFTHTMHHDNNRPIQSLHGRVVVE
- a CDS encoding YhdT family protein, with amino-acid sequence MDKRFVQAHKEARWALWLTLLYLAAWLVTAYLPDSAIGITGLPHWFEMACLLVPLVFILLCWAMVKFIYRDIPLEDDDAA
- the prmA gene encoding 50S ribosomal protein L11 methyltransferase, whose protein sequence is MPWIQLKLNTTGANAEELSDALMEAGSVSITFQDTHDTPVFEPLPGETRLWGDTDVIGLFDAETDMKEVVAILENHPLLGAGFAHKIEQLEDKDWEREWMDNFHPMQFGKRLWICPSWREVPDENAVNVMLDPGLAFGTGTHPTTSLCLQWLDGLDLDGKTVIDFGCGSGILAIAALKLGAAKAIGIDIDPQAIQASRDNAERNGVSDRLELYLPDAQPEAMKADVVVANILAGPLRELAPLISVLPVEGGLLGLSGILASQADSVCEAYADLFDLDPVVEKEEWCRITGRKK